The Cryptococcus gattii WM276 chromosome B, complete sequence genome has a segment encoding these proteins:
- a CDS encoding Hypothetical protein (Similar to TIGR gene model, INSD accession AAW41756.1; CNB00530): MGFFSFFSKLLTEQRTQLEEIKKATNYDSTRKLIERYDDSTSNRGPTVGGSPRTPQKPEQGTPNPSPKVIGPGGTPRAPGHLIGAGGTPGPLRLETPLPVPAGISPDQAAALQMQMGAIQPILPTPEKRWYDRLADSILGDDPSQATQNKYALVCEKCFRHNGLVGGKYEWERMNCNYLNPAPLSRLSSSSSAPQLVTPSHPSKSQSPSQVTSSHVLRSSASPTAPRARRPPSGEKGTPRTSKLAQEVFNASDEEAEEEMDVDEQ; this comes from the exons ATGGGatttttttccttcttctctaAG CTCCTTACCGAACAGCGCACGCAACTCGAAGAGATCAAGAAAGCCACCAACTATGACTCTACTCGCAAGCTCATTGAGCGTTATGACGACTCTACATCTAACCGCGGTCCTACTGTCGGTGGTAGCCCCAGGACTCCACAGAAACCCGAGCAAGGGACCCCGAACCCGTCTCCCAAGGTTATTGGCCCCGGAGGCACCCCAAGGGCACCCGGTCATCTGATTGGTGCCGGTGGTACACCAGGAC CTCTTCGATTGGAAACTCCTCTGCCTGTCCCGGCCGGTATCTCTCCTGATCAAGCAGCTGCTTTACAGATGCAAATGGGTGCTATTCAACCTATACTCCCTACCCCCGAGAAGAGATGGTATGACCGTTTGGCAGATTCCATCTTGGGTGACGATCCTT CTCAAGCAACTCAGAACAAGTACGCCTTAGTGTGCGAAAAATGTTTCAGGCATAATGGTCTGGTTGGCGGCAAGTATGAATGGGAAAGGATGA ATTGCAATTACCTCAACCCCGCTCCACTCTCTCGTCTCTCCAGCTCCTCTAGCGCTCCTCAACTAGTCActccttctcatccttccAAATCTCAATCTCCATCGCAAGTCACTTCATCTCATGTCCTGCGATCTTCCGCATCTCCTACTGCCCCTAGAGCGAGAAGGCCACCGAGTGGTGAGAAGGGAACACCACGGACTTCAAAGCTTGCTCAGGAGGTATTCAACGCTTCcgatgaagaagctgaagaggaaatggaTGTTGATGAGCAATGA
- a CDS encoding Histone H2A-1, putative (Similar to TIGR gene model, INSD accession AAW41758.1) yields the protein MSSGGKGKASSEAKSSSRSSKAGLQFPVGRIHRLLKKGNYAQRIGSGAPVYLAAVLEYLAAEILELAGNAARDNKKSRIVPRHLQLAVRNDEELNKLLGSVVISQGGVLPHIMAELLPVKTKGKAKASQEV from the exons ATGTCTTCTGGTGGCAAAGGCAAGGCTTCCTCTGAGGCTAAGTCCTCTTCCCGATCTTCCAAGGCCGGTCTCCAGT TCCCCGTCGGTCGTATCCACCGTCTtttgaagaagggcaaCTACGCCCAGCGAATCGGTTCCGGTGCCCCTGTCTACCTCGCTGCTGTCCTCGAGT ATCTTGCCGCTGAAATCCTCGAATTGGCCGGTAACGCTGCCCGAGACAACAAGAAGTCTCGTATCGTTCCCCGACACCTTCAGCTCGCTGTCCGAAACGACGAAGAGCTCAACAAGCTCCTCGGATCTGTTGTCATCTCTCAGGGTGGTGTCCTTCCTCACATTATGGCCGAGCTCCTTCCCGTCAAG ACTAAGGGTAAGGCCAAGGCTTCTCAGGAGGTGTAA
- a CDS encoding Histone H3, putative (Similar to TIGR gene model, INSD accession AAW41760.1) has translation MARTKQTARKSTGGKAPRKQLATKAARKQTTTSAAGGVKKPHRYRPGTVALREIRRYQKSTELLIRKLPFQRLVREIAQDFKTDLRFQSSAVMALQEASEAYLVSLFEDTNLAAIHAKRVTIQPKDLQLARRLRGERS, from the exons ATGGCCCGAACAAAGCAGACTGCCCGAAAGTCCACTGGTGGTAAGGCCCCCAGGAAGCAGC TCGCCACCAAGGCTGCCAGGAAGCAGACTACCACCTCCGCCGCTGGTGGTGTCAAGAAGCCCCATAGGTACAGGCCCGGTACCGTCGCTCTCCGAGAAATCCGACGATACCAGAA GTCCACTGAGCTCCTTATCAGGAAGCTTCCCTTCCAGCGACTTGTTCGTGAAATTGCCCAGGACTTCAAG ACCGACCTCCGATTCCAGTCTTCTGCCGTCATGGCTCTCCAGGAGGCTTCCGAGGCCTACCTCGTCTCCCTCTTTGAGGACACCAACTTGGCTGCCATCCACGCTAAGCGTGTCACCATCCAGCCTAAGGACCTCCAGCTTGCCCGTCGTCTCCGAGGCGAGAGGTCTTAA
- a CDS encoding Histone h2b, putative (Similar to TIGR gene model, INSD accession AAW41759.1), whose product MAPKSVASKAPASQASKAPAAASKAPAKAAKTSAAPKDGAKKRSKKRVESYSSYIYKVLKQVHPDTGISNKAMSILNSFVSDIFERIATEASKLASYNHRSTISSREIQTSVRLILPGELSKHAISEGTKAVTKYSSSK is encoded by the exons ATGGCTCCCAAGTCCGTCGCTTCCAAGGCTCCTGCTTCTCAGGCCTCCAAGGCCCCCGCTGCCGCGTCCAAGGCTCCTGCCAAG GCTGCCAAGACTTCTGCCGCTCCCAAGGACGGTGCTAAGAAGAGGTCCAAGAAGAGGGTTGAGTCTTACTCTTCTTACATTTACAAGGTCCTCAAGCAGGTCCACCCCGACACTGGTATCTC TAACAAAGCCATGTCTATCCTCAACTCTTTTGTCTCCGACATTTTCGAGCGAATTGCCACTGAGGCTTCCAAGCTTGCTTCTTACAACCACCGATCTACCATCTCTTCTCGAGAGATCCAGACCTCTGTTCGACTCATCCTTCC TGGTGAACTCTCCAAGCACGCTATCTCTGAGGGTACCAAGGCCGTCACCAAgtactcttcttccaagTAA
- a CDS encoding uncharacterized protein (Similar to TIGR gene model, INSD accession AAW41757.1) translates to MDALLATAGPLPQRKGRPGKIHQRTPHPTAHKTVARGNGKDDIDPSTQSILSSTRLPHSFHRSNLATGSSSSPIRPDGTLGRIGDKKLRAKIALQDVGNKRAKVERDDVNEWINKAIGGERGGIDVDEDLGEKTWRVKQEEIVKEVAMNVRGKKFDLKMEDMGSYKVDYTRNGRHLAIASSRGHVATFDWQAGKLHSEIHLKETVRDIKFLHSEAYYAVAQKKYVFLYDQNGVELHKLKQHIDPTHMEFLPFHYLLSTVGNAGYLKYHDTSTGVMLTQIPTRLGSPHSMAQNPHSAIIHLGHANGTMTLWSPNMTTPHVKLLAHRGPVNGIAVDPSEHSAGRYVATSGMDGTVKLWDGRMWGQEVREWKTRNQITSLAFSGMGMLSVGGKSGVTVYQDLYKNTHRPPSPYLTLPLPSLTASATRFCPFDDLLCVGHERGISSLIVPGSGEPNFDSAEADLYETRTRRREREVRGVLEKIRPELITMDTNFLGKISEGRGGETHEEREGRSFRQLGRLERLRLTGKADEPEQEGDNDENVGLDDDEADPNSGERSIREKKERRKMKGKGGSTKRYLRKKAKKNIVDNSLLQMKAKVAAQRASEEKKRKMERGEIVQETGALARFT, encoded by the exons ATGGATGCCCTCTTAGCAACTGCCGGCCCTCTTCCCCAGAGAAAGGGAAGGCCAGGTAAGATCCACCAGCGCACTCCTCATCCAACCGCCCACAAGACCGTCGCTCGCGGAAACGGCAAGGACGATATCGATCCTTCGACACAATCGATCTTAAGCAGTACTCGGTTACCCCACTCTTTCCACCGCTCCAACCTTGCTACAGgatcatcttcatcccctATCCGACCTGATGGAACTCTTGGAAGAATAGGGGACAAGAAGTTGCGGGCAAAGATTGCCTTGCAAGACGTTGGTAACAAGCGAGCAAAAGTAGAGAGGGATGACGTGAACGAATGGATAAACAAGGCCATCGGAGGGGAGAGAGGTGGAATTGACGTGGATGAAGATTTGGGAGAGAAGACTTGGAGAGTCAAACAGGAGGAAATTGTGAAAGAAGTGGCAATGAACGTCAGAGGGAAAAAGTTTGatttgaagatggaggatATGGGAAGTTACAAGGTGGACTACACTCGGAACGGCAGACATCTTGCTATTGCCTCATCTCGCGGTCATGTTGCCACTTTCGACTGGCAAGCGGGTAAACTCCATTCCGAAATTCACCTAAAGGAGACTGTTCGGGATATTAAGTTCCTCCATTCGGAGGCATACTATGCTGTGGCCCAGAAGAAATATGTCTTTCTCTACGACCAAAATGGTGTGGAGTTACA TAAACTGAAACAACATATCGACCCTACTCATATGGAGTTTTTGCCGTTCCATTACCTTTTGTCTACTGTG GGTAACGCTGGTTATCTCAAGTATCACGATACGTCCACCGGTGTCATGTTAACTCAAATCCCCACCCGTCTCGGCTCTCCCCATAGCATGGCACAAAACCCTCATTCTGCAATCATCCATCTTGGTCACGCCAACGGTACTATGACATTATGGTCTCCTAACATGACCACACCCCATGTCAAACTTTTGGCTCATCGCGGACCTGTCAACGGTATTGCTGTTGACCCAAGTGAGCACAGCGCTGGGAGGTATGTTGCGACGAGCGGGATGGACGGGACTGTCAAGCTTTGGGATGGACGTATGTGGGGTCAGGAGGTGCGAGAATGGAAAACAAGGAACCAGATTACATCGCTTGCCTTCTCCGGCATGGGTATGCTTAGTGTTGGCGGAAAGAGTGGGGTGACCGTTTACCAGGACCTGTACAAAAACACTCATCGCCCGCCATCTCCATACCTaactcttcctcttcctaGCCTAACAGCTTCCGCCACCCGTTTCTGTCCCTTTGACGATCTTCTCTGTGTTGGTCACGAAAGAGGAATATCGTCCCTCATCGTACCTGGTTCTGGTGAACCTAACTTTGACAGTGCAGAAGCCGACTTATACGAGACTCGTACAAGAAGGAGGGAACGCGAAGTCCGCGGTGTTCTCGAAAAGATCCGACCAGAGCTTATCACGATGGACACCAACTTTCTGGGCAAGATTAGTGAAGGACGTGGTGGGGAGACTCAtgaggagagggagggaAGGAGTTTTAGGCAGTTGGGAAGGTTGGAGAGATTGCGCCTTACCGGGAAAGCGGATGAGCCCGAGCAAGAGGGCGATAATGATGAGAATGTTGGgctggatgatgatgaggcGGACCCTAACAGCGGAGAGAGGTCGATaagagaaaagaaggagaggaggaagatgaagggCAAGGGTGGTAGTACCAAGAGGTActtgaggaagaaggcgaagaagaacaTTGTAGACAACTCCTTG TTGCAAATGAAGGCCAAGGTAGCGGCACAACGAGCATcagaggagaagaaaagaaagatggagagggGCGAGATTGTGCAGGAGACTGGGGCGTTGGCGAGGTTCACTTAG
- a CDS encoding Hypothetical protein (Similar to TIGR gene model, INSD accession AAW41755.1; CNB00520): MTGTMSTSHSNSPSASYLHQEPELFSLDFLALAGLDGPISDTNSPQADSSQSSHHHDQHVDVEGQTCNERQSSLFSGDQRRLSKDLLDPMEVDEHRGNALPGLEHDNGRDNQFQDFDSLQTALLQQQLQAIHMQSPLGFDIQNPSYALGQLLASPAFDELHSQPNGHSEQQNLADHNIHPSSRSVYDSPVSHLAFNVQGHRNSFSSMSTKSPIEQLQEQQRQFQEQLGLLQRQQLEMQATAAAVIAASTSPYIGLNGQSSTGPRPSVTPGMTPSSSNTGMFSPLTSPALEATNYPHQSHVSRQFSPAYGSQQIGTPNILNTALSSPALNPIGSTGGANQTLSPALNPQNDVNTGDSDYFRAFMGMLDGDNSRNSTPAGELGQPSYQSPSMTSTSTAGNSTIISSPALYPQGAGTGPHRQSLPFKSRPSPMLKPTHHRSHHRNSGSGNVSVPSSPAVQKYHPDASMPPASMNSGLPPPAMEHRQVQSSLSVSTTSTPSPVDLSHIMPPPPVPAGKPKALKTRKSVLPITPASLMNLGSAEQRESQPIPPPHPPTSQASSESNSSTPTVTPATSFGSTSKQVAGKKQASGQAGKKTAGSKLVPVGNTKRTLAMRPQTTVGVRAATKAAAAAAAAAVAPVEPEHRKISHKAAEQKRRDSLKAGFDELRLLLPPINTEALDPLSGEPIPGSSAPRLLPKSSLVPDDNPNRGVSKVALLRFGNEYISKLQERVDRRDSYIEKLREEVKRLREGGEEDVALENGEDLLEYDWREGEEDEFGDSDGDGDNEEREGLEGDEG; encoded by the exons ATGACCGGTACAATGTCAACCTCCCATTCGAATTCTCCTTCAGCTTCATATCTCCATCAAGAGCCAGAGTTATTTTCTCTGGACTTTCTTGCACTGGCTGGGTTAGATGGCCCCATCTCAGATACTAATTCGCCACAAGCAGATTCAAGTCAATCGAGTCACCATCATGATCAGCACGTCGATGTCGAGGGTCAGACATGCAACGAAAGACAAAGCTCACTTTTTTCAGGAGATCAAAGAAGACTTTCCAAGGACCTTTTGGACCCAATGGAAGTAGACGAACATAGGGGAAATGCTTTGCCAGGCTTGGAGCATGATAATGGCCGAGATAATCAATTCCAAGACTTTGATTCTTTGCAAACCGCACTGTTACAACAACAA CTTCAAGCTATCCACATGCAGTCTCCTTTAGGCTTTGATATCCAGAATCCTTCCTACGCGCTTGGGCAATTACTGGCTTCACCTGCATTTGATGAATTGCATTCACAGCCCAACGGGCACTCTGAACAACAAAACCTTGCTGACCACAACATACATCCCAGCTCCCGATCAGTATATGACTCTCCTGTATCACATCTTGCGTTCAATGTCCAAGGTCACCGCAATTCATTCTCTTCTATGTCGACCAAGAGTCCGATAGAGCAGTTGCAAGAACAGCAGCGGCAATTTCAAGAGCAACTCGGATTACTGCAACGGCAACAGCTCGAGATGCAGGCAACGGCTGCTGCGGTTATAGCAGCCTCCACCTCACCATACATTGGGCTCAATGGTCAGTCATCGACAGGTCCTCGACCTTCGGTGACGCCCGGCATGACTCCGTCATCATCAAACACTGGCATGTTTTCACCCCTCACTTCTCCAGCTCTCGAAGCCACCAACTACCCTCACCAGTCCCATGTCAGCCGTCAATTTTCTCCTGCCTACGGCTCTCAGCAGATTGGCACACCTAATATCCTCAACACTGCTCTATCTTCCCCTGCCCTCAACCCCATTGGTTCTACAGGAGGTGCCAATCAAACCCTCTCACCTGCCCTCAACCCTCAAAATGACGTGAATACAGGTGACTCCGACTATTTTCGTGCCTTTATGGGTATGCTTGATGGTGATAACAGCCGGAACAGCACACCTGCTGGTGAACTTGGACAACCGAGCTATCAGTCACCTTCCATGACAAGTACTTCCACAGCTGGTAACTCTACCATAATATCGTCCCCAGCCCTCTACCCTCAGGGTGCTGGTACGGGTCCTCACAGACAGTCCCTTCCTTTCAAATCCCGTCCTTCGCCGATGCTCAAACCTACGCATCACCGATCGCACCACCGCAACTCTGGCTCTGGCAACGTCTCCGTTCCTTCCTCACCAGCGGTCCAAAAGTACCATCCTGACGCATCTATGCCTCCTGCCTCTATGAACTCAGGTCTGCCTCCTCCAGCAATGGAACACCGACAAGTACAGTCCAGCTTGTCTGTCTCTACGACCTCTACTCCTTCCCCTGTTGATCTTAGCCATATCATGCCACCACCACCTGTGCCGGCAGGAAAACCCAAGGCACTTAAGACACGGAAGAGTGTCTTACCTATAACTCCTGCTAGTCTGATGAACCTTGGTTCCGCGGAACAGCGTGAATCTCAGCCGATACCGCCACCACATCCGCCAACGTCCCAGGCTTCTAGCGAGTCCAACTCATCGACTCCTACGGTTACGCCTGCTACATCTTTTGGAAGTACAAGCAAGCAGGTTGCCGGGAAGAAACAAGCAAGTGGTCAGGcggggaagaagacggcAGGGAGTAAACTTGTACCGGTAGGAAACACTAAACGAACGTTGGCTATGCGGCCTCAGACAACTGTTGGTGTACGAGCAG CTACTAAAGCagccgctgctgctgctgcgGCCGCCGTCGCCCCGGTCGAACCCGAACACCGCAAAATATCTCATAAAGCCGCGGAACAAAAGCGCCGCGATTCTCTGAAAGCTGGTTTCGATGAACTCCGTCTCTTGCTCCCACCCATTAATACTGAAGCTCTCGACCCATTGTCCGGCGAGCCTATCCCAGGTTCTTCAGCCCCGAGGTTATTACCCAAGTCTTCACTTGTGCCGGATGATAATCCTAATCGGGGCGTAAGCAAAGTCGCGCTTTTAAGGTTTGGGAATGAGTATATCAGTAAGCTGCAAGAAAGGGTGGATAGGAGGGATTCATACATCGAGAAATTGAGAGAGGAGGTTAAACGGTTGAGAGAAGGCGGGGAAGAAGACGTGGCATTGGAGAATGGCGAGGATCTTTTGGAGTACGACTGGagagaaggggaagaggacgagTTTGGAGATAGCGATGGCGATGGTGATAATGAAGAGAGGGAGGGGCTggagggagatgaaggatga